A single window of Synechococcus sp. C9 DNA harbors:
- the yidC gene encoding membrane protein insertase YidC — translation MDLFGTNFLSNNLMLPILDFFYGVVPSYGLAIVALTLVVRAALAPVSAGQIRNMRQMKVAQPVMQKRVKEIQERYKNDPAKQQEEMAKVYQEFGNPLAGCLPLILQLPILFALFATLRGSPFADVSYPVELEIVPRDQVVQSQPINAQTHNIYVQPGLHYAISAVSTAGNKLHEGDETVLDFRTPDGRSLGSILQEVNNPNVTPHWTVKSGSELVELITENGETKLKALHTGKVSLTGVVPGLAANEGFLFISALGRVGAMDSNGMIHWDTVILVLIFAASTYASQMITNQGDTAKNPQQDQVNKSLPLVFAVMFLFFPLPAGVLMYMVIANVFQTAQTFILSREPLPENLQKILDAQQKTVTTQAETLPFERNRPKKKA, via the coding sequence ATGGACTTGTTCGGCACGAACTTTCTTTCTAATAATCTGATGCTCCCCATCCTGGATTTTTTCTACGGGGTGGTGCCGAGCTACGGGCTGGCGATTGTTGCCCTCACCCTGGTCGTGCGGGCGGCTTTGGCTCCCGTCAGTGCCGGACAAATTCGCAATATGCGCCAAATGAAGGTCGCTCAACCAGTGATGCAAAAGCGGGTCAAAGAAATTCAGGAACGCTACAAAAATGACCCGGCAAAACAACAGGAAGAAATGGCGAAAGTCTATCAGGAATTTGGGAATCCCCTCGCCGGTTGTTTACCGTTAATTTTGCAATTACCCATCCTGTTTGCCCTATTTGCCACCCTGCGGGGTTCACCATTTGCGGACGTTTCTTACCCGGTGGAATTGGAAATTGTGCCTCGGGATCAGGTGGTGCAATCCCAACCGATTAACGCTCAAACCCACAATATCTATGTGCAACCGGGGTTACATTACGCCATTAGTGCGGTGAGTACGGCGGGGAATAAATTGCATGAGGGGGATGAAACCGTTCTGGATTTTCGCACCCCAGATGGACGCAGTTTAGGGAGCATTTTGCAAGAGGTGAATAATCCCAATGTCACGCCCCATTGGACGGTGAAAAGTGGGTCGGAATTGGTGGAATTAATTACAGAAAATGGGGAAACTAAGCTCAAAGCCCTGCATACCGGTAAGGTTTCGCTCACGGGCGTGGTACCGGGTTTAGCCGCCAATGAAGGGTTTTTATTCATCTCTGCCCTGGGGCGGGTAGGAGCGATGGACAGCAACGGCATGATCCATTGGGATACGGTGATTTTGGTGTTGATTTTCGCCGCCAGTACCTACGCCAGCCAAATGATTACCAACCAGGGGGATACGGCTAAAAATCCCCAACAGGATCAGGTGAATAAATCCTTGCCGTTGGTGTTTGCGGTGATGTTTTTGTTCTTTCCTTTGCCCGCCGGGGTGTTGATGTACATGGTGATTGCCAACGTATTTCAAACGGCGCAGACTTTTATCTTATCTCGGGAACCGCTACCAGAAAATCTGCAAAAGATTCTGGATGCCCAGCAAAAAACGGTGACGACCCAGGCGGAAACCCTACCGTTTGAACGCAATCGCCCTAAGAAGAAAGCCTAA
- a CDS encoding glycosyltransferase family 4 protein: protein MNVLHLNTYDTAGGAARASYRLHQGLLKSGVNSQQLVLQKSSQDPTIHVYQEPRLVKRVRAIADQWSLNAYPQRERAFSAHWVPNFVPAKIKNFQFDILHIHWINRLLIPEVLPKITAKPVVWTLQDMWAITGGCHYTQGCDLFMTQCGFCPQLHSSQKNDLSHQVWQRKQRAWRNFHPTIITPSTWLANAVKSSPLLGHCDIKVIPNGLDTHRYQAIPKPIARQIWQLPPEKKIVLAGGVSFLKEPHKGWDLLCKTAQILQDQDDKDDKNEILWVIFGQEQAPGFAGLPVHCLGSLTDDVALALAYSCADVMVVPSRQEAFGQVASEAMACGTPVVAFAGTGVQDIVDHQVNGYLAQPFDPQDLAAGIGWVLRQGAELGHHARQKVERCFSLPVVVQQHLELYQSLTEKHQVRLSS from the coding sequence ATGAATGTTCTTCACTTGAATACTTATGACACTGCTGGGGGAGCCGCACGGGCGAGTTATCGTTTACATCAAGGGTTACTTAAATCTGGGGTCAATTCCCAACAATTAGTCTTACAAAAAAGTAGCCAAGACCCTACGATTCATGTCTATCAAGAACCCCGGCTGGTGAAACGTGTGCGAGCCATCGCCGATCAATGGTCATTAAATGCTTATCCCCAACGAGAGCGTGCCTTTTCTGCTCATTGGGTGCCCAATTTCGTTCCAGCAAAAATCAAAAATTTCCAGTTTGATATTTTACACATTCATTGGATCAATCGGCTTTTAATTCCGGAAGTATTACCCAAAATTACTGCGAAACCAGTAGTCTGGACGCTTCAGGATATGTGGGCAATTACTGGCGGCTGTCACTATACCCAAGGTTGTGATTTATTTATGACCCAATGTGGTTTTTGCCCTCAACTCCACAGTTCGCAAAAAAACGACCTATCCCACCAGGTTTGGCAACGTAAACAAAGAGCGTGGCGTAATTTTCACCCCACAATTATTACCCCTAGTACTTGGTTAGCCAACGCAGTTAAAAGTAGTCCTCTATTGGGGCATTGTGATATTAAAGTTATCCCGAATGGATTGGATACCCACCGTTACCAAGCCATTCCTAAACCAATCGCTCGGCAAATTTGGCAATTACCACCGGAGAAAAAAATTGTTTTGGCGGGCGGGGTGAGTTTTCTCAAAGAACCGCATAAGGGTTGGGATTTGCTCTGCAAAACCGCCCAGATATTGCAGGATCAGGATGATAAAGATGATAAAAATGAGATTCTCTGGGTAATTTTTGGTCAAGAGCAAGCCCCCGGATTTGCGGGATTACCCGTACACTGCCTGGGTTCCCTCACCGATGATGTGGCGCTGGCATTAGCCTACAGTTGCGCCGATGTCATGGTTGTGCCCTCCCGTCAGGAAGCTTTTGGGCAGGTGGCGAGTGAAGCAATGGCTTGTGGTACGCCGGTGGTGGCTTTTGCCGGGACAGGGGTGCAGGACATTGTGGATCATCAGGTGAATGGGTATCTCGCCCAACCCTTTGACCCACAGGATTTAGCGGCAGGGATTGGGTGGGTGTTGCGCCAGGGTGCAGAACTGGGACATCACGCGCGTCAGAAGGTGGAGCGGTGCTTCAGTCTGCCGGTTGTAGTGCAACAGCATTTAGAACTGTATCAATCCCTTACGGAAAAGCATCAGGTTAGGCTTTCTTCTTAG
- a CDS encoding Coenzyme F420 hydrogenase/dehydrogenase, beta subunit C-terminal domain, whose translation MAAHHKARPLKPTSPKPAKALCSECGLCDTSYIHYVKSACAFLHQQFDTLETQTHGRKRDINQEDECYFGVHQTMLSARKKQPIPGAQWTGIVTTIATQMLKAGWVEGVVCVQNSPSDRWQPQPVLARTPAEVFAARVNKPTLSPNLSVLDEIERSGMRRLLVIGVGCQIQALRAVEKHLGLEKLYVLGTPCVDNVPRAGLQKFLETTSRSPETVVHYEFMQDYQVHFKHEDGSIEKVPFFGLNTRELKDIFAPSCLSCFDYVNGLADLVVGYMGAPLGWQWLVVRNERGQAMLDLVRDELEIQPVMSQGQRHQAVQQSIPAYDRGATLPMWAARLMGVVIEKFGPKGLEYARFSIDSHFTRNYLYVQRHYPQKLASHIPEFAKKIVSQYRLPKD comes from the coding sequence ATGGCGGCTCATCATAAAGCTCGTCCCCTGAAGCCGACCAGTCCAAAACCGGCTAAAGCCCTGTGTAGTGAGTGTGGATTATGCGACACTTCCTATATTCACTACGTCAAATCCGCCTGTGCTTTTTTGCATCAACAATTTGATACCCTCGAAACGCAAACTCATGGGCGAAAAAGGGATATTAACCAGGAGGATGAATGTTATTTTGGGGTGCATCAAACGATGTTAAGTGCCCGGAAAAAACAACCCATTCCGGGTGCCCAATGGACAGGTATTGTTACCACCATTGCCACGCAAATGCTTAAGGCTGGGTGGGTGGAAGGGGTCGTTTGTGTGCAAAATTCCCCGTCTGATCGTTGGCAACCGCAACCGGTATTAGCCCGCACGCCAGCAGAAGTATTCGCCGCCCGGGTGAATAAACCCACGTTGTCTCCCAATTTGAGTGTCCTGGATGAAATTGAACGGTCTGGAATGCGGCGATTATTGGTCATTGGGGTGGGATGTCAAATTCAAGCCTTGCGGGCAGTGGAAAAACATTTGGGTTTAGAAAAACTCTATGTTTTGGGTACCCCCTGTGTGGATAATGTGCCCCGTGCGGGATTACAAAAGTTTTTGGAAACTACGAGTCGTTCACCTGAAACGGTGGTTCACTATGAATTTATGCAGGATTATCAAGTGCATTTCAAACATGAGGATGGTTCCATTGAAAAAGTCCCGTTTTTTGGGTTGAATACCCGGGAATTAAAAGATATTTTCGCCCCCTCCTGTTTGAGTTGTTTTGATTATGTGAATGGGTTGGCGGATTTGGTGGTTGGCTATATGGGTGCGCCTTTGGGTTGGCAATGGTTGGTGGTACGCAATGAGCGGGGACAGGCGATGCTCGATTTAGTTCGGGATGAATTAGAAATCCAACCGGTGATGAGCCAAGGGCAACGGCATCAGGCGGTTCAGCAAAGCATTCCTGCCTATGACCGAGGGGCAACGTTACCCATGTGGGCAGCTCGTTTAATGGGGGTGGTGATTGAAAAATTTGGTCCTAAGGGTTTAGAATACGCCCGTTTTTCCATTGATTCCCATTTCACCCGCAACTATCTCTATGTCCAGCGTCATTATCCCCAAAAATTAGCCAGTCATATCCCCGAATTTGCCAAAAAAATTGTCAGTCAATATCGCTTGCCCAAGGATTAA